The Hevea brasiliensis isolate MT/VB/25A 57/8 chromosome 9, ASM3005281v1, whole genome shotgun sequence nucleotide sequence aattaacataaaattaaactacattaaaaaatttaacaaatttaaaatataaaaattaaatagtatgttatctaaattacaaaattaaataatagaGCGAAATGGATGAGACAGCGCTTCATCTTATGTATGATTATCATATAAATAGTATTCAGactactaattattattattattattattattattattattattattattattattattatttagttattaagAGCTTCTTTTATACTCATGAATTATATAGATATGAAATAAATGTTACTAATTAAAAGGaatgtaaatttataaatatatattttttttcaaacaaatatataaatattactaGCTAATTAAAGAATTGTATGAAAgtgataatatataaaaatcacaTGCTACTTCTAAAACCATACAAAAATAATCATAGCTTCCAGAATGAAaagctctttttatttatttatttatttttttctgaaCGGTTTGTCGTTTTCTTGTCAGTGTTAAATGTTGGTTGGATGCAGCGCGTAGCTTTGGAAAGAGAGAGAACATAAGGgagattattatttattttaatggagactcaatttattataaatttataatttaaaaaatataaaaaaatttattttttatatacataaattttatatatttataaatatttacttCATAAATTGTgtttgggaaaaaaaaaatacactatCATCACTGGGTGTTGCTAAGGAAAAGATGGTTGAATGGGGTATCCAAACCATCATaccatttttcttattaataatttGATAATTACCAATTGGAAAATATAACAATTTCTTACAATTTTACTGCCCTTTCTCACTGATAATAATAAACTGTCaatttgttaaaaagaaaaaagCTTTCGAGAGCATTATGAGCAAAATTAAGTAGATTAAAATCTAATGATTAGAAGACTAAGTGCCTATTTAACATTGAGATTGAAggtcaaaattattttttaaaaaaaaaatattattttaaatattattaaaaaaataattttaagattaaaaattattaaatttaattttaaattttttttaatacccTTAATAGAAATGACAATCAGCTcacaatatttgaattattacctAAGCCATTTTCGAATTTGAACTTCTTAATTAGAGGTTCCATTTTGACTTCAATGGCCCTTCATAtttaagccttttttttttttttttcctttgttctTAACCATGTGGGACTTGCAACACTAGATTGAATTTTGTTCTAATATGTTTTTAGTCTCAAATGGTAGGATTTGCAATGTTTTCGAGCAACTTCTACCCTTTCATTAGCTTTTCATATTAGAAACTGAATTACAACTGACTGCTATTTGAAGTGTGCCGTACATATATCACTTGGAAGTTGAAAGCCGGAATGTTAGTTTTCCAGAAATTGCAAAAAAATTCATGGAAGTTTTGGTCTCCACAATTTGTACAACACATGACTTTTTGCCTTGTGAAAGTTTACGCGTTTCAAATTGCTTTAAATGCGTACATATTTGGTAGAAAATTCCCATATCTTTCGTCCAGtggaatatataatattttatcatTTGTAAATTAGACATTGCAAGATGACAAGTTAAGAAGATAAAAAATATTGTTACCTTACCCAGCTCAATATAAGACAAATAAGGATTAGAAACTAGTGATCCATTTAGATGGAAATTTCAAATCCAATGGTTGATTGATATAGTTGAACAAGAGTTAAAATCGAAACAACCCATTTatacttcaaaaatttatgaAGTATTTAAAAAGTTTACTAACTTATCAAGAAATTTCAAttgaaatcaattatatatatatatataaacaaaaaaaaatttcccATGCCTATGAAATTTaccatgaaatttaaaaataaaaggtCACTTGTGAAACTTGATAATGATATGTTTCTAGAGTTAACAAGAATGTCAAAATACACATTCAAGGAAATTGATGTAGAAAATGCATGGAAGTATGCTTGATGTGTACAATTCttcataataacaataataataataattttacggttcacaaaaaaataattcattcagaatttttgctattttcttcaataattcaatttaaattttacatttGAGAGCATAACAGATCTTACTATTATACTCACAATGTGTAATTATGAGTagagaaataattaatttatatctatTTTAAGACTTAATTTAGtacatttataaaataatttatgtataattaaaatttattttaattaaaaaaattattaatatcagCCCAAGTTAAATGAGAAAATTTGAGCACAACTTTACTAACGCAAAACCTTATATCACGTGCACGAAAGCTTTTTGACTTTTGCGTAATTTAGGGGAAAGATGGAGGAAAATGTATAGGAGAACTTGATGAGACTTGTTTCGTCAACTCTAGCACGCACAAGGCAGATGTGAAATCAATCAAATTTCTCTCTGATAACAATATATATACTACTTGCAACCTAGTCTCTCGCCATTAGCCACCCATTTCCTCTGTTTTCATTTTCACATTTCTGGGTGATTGATAATTCCTTGAATGAGTATGGCAGAATCCAATGTCGCATGTTTTATAGAGGAAGAAGTTGATGGCTATGAAAATCTAGAGGTGCACAATACAGAAGAAGATGGTTTAAACCAGAAGTTGGAAACTAGCAACACCAACACAACAGTATGTTCTGTATGTATtgaagaagatggaaatggcaaCGATGAAGCTGCTGCTGCCGATGCCAATGACTTGAATCAAAgggtaaaaaataatttcaatgttCACTCGTCCTCTTGGAAGTTGTATAATAATTTTTGTTTGATAACTGAGTACTTTTATTTTGAAACAGGGTATCGGAGAAAGTACAGCTGAATCCAACACTGACTCATCTGTTCCTCTTCTGCCAGAGACTGACAATGCCATCAAAATAGATGATGATAATGGCTTTGGCAACAGGGAATATGGCCAGGATCAAAAGGTTAAAACTAGAACAATTAATATTTATTCGTTTTATCGATAACTAATTAGTAACTAAAATTAGGAGTAAGCATGCATACTTCAAGCAACTGAtcgcatttttaatttttttatctcgTCTCTTGAAGCAGCCTACTACCATGGAACGGGTAGAACGGATCTTCCTCATCATGAACTTCATTATAGAACTATCAACAGCGGCGTTTGATCAGCTGTCTTCTAAACGTAAGCCCCAGTTTGCACTGATCAGCTTGCTCATGTCTGTCATAGTCATGTTGATTTCAGCTGTGATTCTTGTGTGGAAGGGTCAGAAAGAAAGAGTTAAATGGATGAGGAGGGGCCAGATACCTTGGTTTTACTACCCATCTCCAAGTCACAAGCCTTTTGGAGCGTTTCCTGATATTATTGGACTAGTTTGTGCTGCCTTCCAATGCGTGTTTTCAATAATTGGCTATAGTTTTTTGTCTCGACATGCTAATAATCCTGTCAAAATATCTGTTTGGCCCATAATCTTTGCTGGTGGCCTATTGTATTCTGGATTTGTAGGAAATTCATCCAGGGGAAAGCCATGGATCAACACTTCACCTCACAAACAATTGGAGATGATGAGGAGCCTTGAGATTGCAGAGATGGCGCTAGTTGATCACAGAGCAAATCAGCGCAAGGGAGCACCTCTTGAGCATTTGGAATTACTAAGAAGGCTTGACCAACTAGAAATGTTCAAGGACCTGGGAAGGTTGAACCTCTTAGAAATGTTGAGTGCTAATTCTGAAGTTAGCCTTGAGCAATTGGAAAGGCTTAAGGCTGATGATCACGAGGCACTTAAAAATGATATAGAAGCTCCTATTTAGCACCTACTAGCTGATGATGAGGAAATTTGAATATAATGTTGAGCCTCTGAGCTGGAGAAGAAACCTTGGGGATATGCGGAAATTGAACTACTTGTTGAAGACCagcaaatttgaaattaatggagcagaGCACCATGCTCAAAAGATTAAGCCGAAGCTGTCCGAAGtaattcaattaatttctattattgCTAAAAGGATGTATAAAGAGAATGGGTATACATACTATTGaattcttttcctttttattgCCAAAAGATGTATGGAGAATATGATTGAGCATGCATATAAGAGATactgagctttttttttttttcattattattaacagttatattaagtaattaataaaataaattagagcATATTaattgtcatttaaaattttaaaatttttttaattatcattacataaaattaaaaaataacactttatttttttataattttaattatttatatttattgattCCACATAATTATTCATATAAAAAGCAGAAAAAAATATATAGTGTCACTTAATGAGATCATGTCTgttatgatttgaaaaaattatcAAATGAATGAATTATttggtattaaaaactttttatataaattttttattattaaattattactaaaaaataaatataaaggtTGGAAGAATATGTATATAAGAGATCTTGAATTCTTTATTGTCTAAATGATgcatagaaaaaaaaatgatgttCACCCATCTTTATatgtatataataaaaaaataaaaataaaatgcattAGAAGTTATCAGTAAGTTATATTAAGtggtagaaaataaaaaattaattataatgtacatattaattattattaatgatgaaaatataattaaaaaataaaaataaataaattaaaagtttaaACATACACGTTTAAGTGTGCCACTTGCCATCCTCTCATAGCTAAGAAATAATGGACACGTAGCAATCCATCCTTAATCTATTTGAtagagattatatatatatatatatatatatatatatatatatatagttatatttttattaaattaaataatatatcaaCATTGATTATACCCACGCAAAACGCAAACAAaagcctatatatatatatatatatatatatatatatatatatatatatatatattttatatatatttgtatttaatttatttaaaatacttGACGAATAGCtcgataaaatatgaaaatataaagaaaataaatataaaaaataaatataaattgaaaataaatataatgaataaataataaGATGAAAATTCTTATAAGATAGAAAATTATCGTATTTGTGTAAATTATTTAtcattttcctttattacctTGATTATCAAAACAACATTTGATAAGTTTTAGagaaaattttgattaaatattatatattttttatattaagagGTGATTACTTTAATTTTGGACGTGTGATATcagtttatataatttataattttaatttttttaatattaattaaattataattatcatcataattttttattataaaaaattaaataaataattttataattatagtgaaaaataaaagttacattaatttatataatttataattatcaatttaattttattaatataaattaaattctaattattttcataatttttttatttaatacctTAGTCTATTATTATTTACATGTCACTCTACGTAGGTCATCAATTGATGTAAAATTGTTACATAGGGATAAAaggataaataagaagaaaaaaaaaaatctaagaaaGCATACCACTTATTACATTTTGATATTTATATAGATATAGatacatagatatacaagttaaTACTTAGTCTCTCGAAGATGCTTCGCCAACTTGCGTACGTAACTTGTGTTGAAGAAAATCTATTAGTGCGTATAGTGGGGACGAGCATTAATTTTACGTATAGCTGTTTAGGTGAATGTCTATTCGTCTTTACATATAGAGTAATTTTTCACACAAATTGGCAAATCgctaaaaaaagaaaatgataatgaatttatttatataggtacttttttttttttttgggtttatatgaaaattaaaatttgttaCTCATAGTAGGTACGTGTAACACTGGATATGTTACCTGCCACGTTCTTAAACAAAAGGAGCGACAATTGTGTGATTCTTTCCCAGTGAAAACAAATAGATGTCAAGAGGGCAAACATAGACGACACCAGAAGAAGAGAAAACTAAAGAAAAACCATGGAACAGAGAGTATGGGTTATGAAAGAGCTAAAGAAGTTGAGCTTGTTGGCTGCTCCAATGGTGGTAGTTTCAGTATCACAGAGCGTTCTGCCGGCCATTTCACTAATGATGACAGGCCATCTTGGTAAATTACAGCTTTCTGGCGTATCTATCGCTACCTCTTTCACCAACGCTACTGGCTTCGCCCTCCTCGTAAACCTTTTCATCCTTgctcttcttttcttttattttatttaattaattatcaaaTCAATATCATCTCAGCTCTTGATCTCATTTTGTGTAACATTCCCTTCCTTGTTTTGTATAATATCGATCTTCAATTCAGTTGAGATTCTGCATTTAGGTTGATATTGTTTTCGTGGCATGATTATATCCTAGAATTGCGGGATATTATTCTTGCCTTTCTGCTCTGTGTATATATCAGATCAATGAAAAACAAAAACAGGCCATTCTTTTCTATATCTTATGTTAATGGCATGCATGCAAGTCCAAtccttatttattttcttttataattcatgaaaaatgatatGTTTAGTTGCCATAAAGTAAATTACAATAAACATTtgctaatataattattttaatttttttttgttttttcaactcattaaatgttaattaaaatatcaGATGTTACGTAagtaaaacaaaacaaaaaaatcaGTCCTtccttttttcaaaatttttttatgtaaaaaaataaattaaaaaacttATTGTTTAATTCTCAAAAATAATAAGTTGAATTATTTTCCAATTATTTCTACCCATGTGGCAATTTAACTTTCTGGCATATTTTCTCTTCGTCTcgttttgttttcattttttttttaattttgctaCGCAATTATTTTCCTGTTTGGAATTAAAGTTTAGGAAAAACAAaagtatttttttagaaaatataattattttaaatgtagttaaaaaataattttaaaaaaattatcattttaatattttgtaatgAAAAtcacttaaaattaatattaaattaattattaatttttctaaattctAAGTAATTATATTGAAGAAAATGTTTATCCTCCATCAGTAATGtaccaaaaaatattttatttttctgggcctatatatatatatgccctgACTAAGTAGAattatgaacaaaatacataggGAATTCAAATGTGTATGCAAGATAATTGACTGTGTGTATTGTTATATGTCAAGCAGTTTGGACTGTCTGGAGCTCTGGAAACTCTATGTGGTCAAGCTTATGGAGCAGGCCAATATCACAAGTTGGGAAGCTACGTCTACTGTTCAATGATATCTCTGCTTCCAATATGTCTTCCTGTATCTATCCTGTGGATATTCATGGCCAGGTTATTGATTTTGATCGGTCTAAACCCTCAAATCTCAGTTGTTGCCTGCAAATACTCTATCGGACTTATACCTGCTTTATTTGGCTATGCTATTCTTCAATCACTTTTTCGCTACTTCCAGTCTCAGAGTTTGATCCTCCCAATGCTCTTGAGCTCTTGTGCAACTGTGTGTTTCCATGTACCTCTTTGTTGGGCTCTAATATataagtgggaatttggaaatatTGGAGGAGCAATAGCCATTGGCGTGGCTTATTGGTTTAATGTGATCATTCTTGTATCCTACTTTCTATTTTCTTCATCTTGTGAAAAGACTCGCATCCTCTGCTGGAAGGATATTTTCTCTAGCATTAGTGAATTCTGGTGCTTCGCTCTCTCTTCTTCTCTAATGGTTTGGTAATGGTTTGATCCTCTTGAGGTTTTATTTTATCATCTTATGATTCTCTGTTAATCATGCAAATTCCTTTTCATGCATGTTAATGATGATGATCATAGTCTTGAATGGTGGACCTTTGAGCTTCTTATATTGCTGGCTGGACTTCTAAAAAATTCAAAGCTTGAAACATCAGTTCTTTCTATTTGGTATGCCTCTGTGTCTGTACTTACTTTTTTCTGATGATTGATCATAAACAACTTCAGTAGAAATGCTTCTGATTGGATTTGATCTCTGTAATAATCAGCATTACAACTACATCATTGCACTACTTCGTACAATATGGTATTGGTGCTGCTGCAAGGTTTGATTTGCTTACCTTTTTCTCCCAAAGCATCTAATTGCGTATATAGGTGAGACAATCTTCGTATTAATGCTTTCATTCTTTGACAGTGTTCGAGTTTCGAATGAGCTAGGATCTGGGAATCCACGTGCTGCTCGAGCAATTGTCCATATAGTACTTGTCATTTCACTAACAGAGGCAGTAATTGCGAGCACAAGTCTCTTCTGTACTCGCTACGTTTTTGGATATGCTTTTAGCAATGACAAGGAAGTTGTGGACTATGTTACAGAAGTGGCTCCCCTGCTTTGTCTCTCGGTTATTGTAGATAGCTTACTGGCAGTACTTTCTGGTTAGCGCCTCAATAAGCTGCAATGGCCCATTATTACAACTTGTATATAATGTGTTTCAGAGTGAATTATGCTGGTGGCAGGGATTGCTAGAGGATGTGGTTGGCAGCGTATAGGAGCCTTCGTAAACCTCGGGGCGTATTATTTTGTTGGAATTCCAGTATCTGTTGTTCTCTGCTTTGTTGGGCATCTCAGAGGGAAGGGCCTTTGGATTGGCTTACTTGTAGGGACTACAGTGCAATTAGCATTGTTTGCTTTCATAACTGCTTCCACAAATTGGAAAAAACAGGTCCTGCTTCTGAAAATTTCATCTCCATTTACTGCTTTGCCCTAAGATCAGAAATTGAAGTGTTTTCTTATTGTTGGTCccgaatttttttttatctttaattttccgTCATACCTTTAATAGAAGTTAACTATGGTGACATATAAAGGTTTAGTGAACTAAAATTCCTACTGTGTCTGTGAACGCTGCAGGCAAGCATAGCAAAAGATAGAATATTCAAGGGACAATTCCAGCAGATAATAGATGGCATTGAACTTTGAAGACTgcaggaggagaaaataagaaggGAAAATAAACGCATTTGAACGTTTAAACTGCTTTTTTAGTAGATGTAGTTATGGCTCAATGAGTACTACAATTGAGAAAACACTCTCTAAATGCTGGATGAAATGCCCTGGTCTGAAACAACATAAGATGCAACGCAAGATTCCAGCCATGCCTAGTGAATGTTAAAGCATAATTTGCTTTGTTTATCAACTACACATTACTCAATATTAAACGTTCTCTAGCTAATACCTTTGTGTTCTTGTTTGTATGCATAATAACCAAAAACTGAAATGGAACTTGGCCAGTTTAACCTTGCATGACATACATCTCTCAATTCAGAATTCATATTAAATACATATATTACACATCAGCATAATTGTTAAttttgaaacttttttattaaaaaaaaaaactttttgaagCTTTTTTTAATGTTACAGTATTACTGAAtactttttatattatattaaatttatatttttcatctGATCAAAATTAAACCATTCACTTTGAGATtgttaaacaataaaaaaaacatatataaaaaaaattaattgaaatcttTTGCCAcaaaatttttccttttcttatgtttaattcaaaaccaattttctcttCTTCCATGTTTTGTATAGACAATAGACATGGCGTTTTCCAAACAGCATCTCTCGTAACTGCTATGACGAATTGGCAAGAACAGGTCCTACTCCTGAAATTCTCCCCCTTCACCCTTTCTTTTCCCCTTCATCTTTAATGGGTGTTTTCTGTTATGACCAATGAGCATGTTTAAACATGCTTCCTACTTTTTGGTTCTGCACTTGAACGTTGTTGGCTACCAACGCAAGGGAGAGGATGTTTTAAGGGACATCTTCAGCTGATCATGAAGAGCCTTTGAAGAGGAAAAACTGAGACAATGCATCCTTGTGTGTGTATTTGAAGAAACCGATCGATGTTCAAGGAATCTATTATTTGTTATGATGAGACTAAAACAATTAATCCAACTATTAATTGTTGAATCGCCAGAAGATAATAACAAATAAGAATATTagattttttaaaaagaaaattaattaagtaaaCATCCACAACCATGCAGGATATTGATAACTTATGACTGAATAtatagtaataaaataaaatactagtAATTCCAGAAGAGAACATAATAGAAAAACTATTCTATACAACACACTTTCCTTCTTGATCAATTCTTGCTCCTTCCCTCAACTACTAGCACTTCTTGCATATCCACGACCCTAGGCTTCGTCATGCGCATGCTTTAGCGTAACATATATACTGGTGCACACTAGTAgtaaggaggaggaggagggtgATTCCAAGGCGGAGGTGGCCTGTATGGATCAAAAAAAGGCGGTGGAGGAGGACcaggaggaggaggaggtggaGGAGGAGGAGGGGGTGTTGCAAAAGGTGGTGGCGGATGGTGGTGATGGTGATGGTGGTGAAGTGGTGGAGGTGGAGGATAAAAGTCAGGACCTGGTGGAGGTCGTGGTGGTGGAGGACCGTGTAGATGTGGGGGTGGTGGTGGAGGGGGGTGTCTATGGAAGGACATGTTTGCTGGAACTTAGCTGCAACGATTTATATGAAAGAAATTTGTTGTTGTCTATATATATAGAAAGCATACAGAAGGTGCACAGAAAGAGAAGTTTAGACAGTGGACGCAATTTGAGGACTTTTAGATAGAAGTATAGACTGGTAGATATATGAGAAAGTAAACAAATTTTCTTAACCAGGAAGGAACCAAATTCAACCTCCCgagattattttatttattcatatGCGTATATTTCTTGATCACCTCTACcacaattatattttaatttaataataatgacTAGACTTCAATGAAAtcgaggaaaaaaaaaatccaccaCTCTGTCAATTAATGTTTTTTCTATGTGCTGACATCAACAAGATTTATGATTTGGCTTTCAGTTTGGTGGtcctattaatttaaaaaaataaataaatttatttttatatatgcaTATTCTAATTTAAGAGTAACAATAAAATTACTTCATTTATAATATAGAGATCATATATTTGAACCATGAAGACAACCTCTTTACTGCATATATCAATCCTTCCTTAAAAAAACTCATAAATAAAATGGATGAGCAAATGGAGAAGGTGGGGATGTGGATAGAACGTTGGTGGGTGAAGGAGCAGGCGGTGGGGGATGGATAGTGATGTGTCAATGCGATTAACAAAATGTTCTGTAATGAAATATCAATAGTGTGGCAAAGTGGTAATGATTATAATTTGAGTATTAATGAAGAGTTTTTTGATGCTTGTAAGTTAAAGGAAGGGAAAGAAATAAAGGGTAAAAGGATTAATAGACGAGTAGTTGTTAAGTAGACAGGTGGTTCAAAAGATCGATGGATGGTATAATTGTGGTTCAAAGGCATCCCATTTCAATCAAACAGACTTCGTGCGTTTCTTTTTTAACTGAAAAGTAGAACTATCGTTCCTGAAAAATGGTTACAAGCAATCCTCAGCTAACAGCAACACTAAATGATGAGGAGGATTTGTAATCCATCCTGAACCAAGGCTACCTACTCTAGCACAATTAGCACATTTGTTAGCTCATCTAGGAGAATGATAAACTTTAATCAAAGGATTACTTGAAAGGAAGCTTTTGATATCAGGAATGACAGCCACAAATGCCAGGGGATGGAGTCTTGTGGAGCAGACAACAAATCACAAAGCTGAAGAGAATCTGATTAATAACGCAAGAATGAATGTTTCCACTACTGAAAAGAGACAGGGCAGCTCTCAGTGCAATGCCTCTACAGGGAGTGGAGATAAAGAGATGAAGGAATCTGCACAACCATTTAACAAACATCCATCTGAATTACGAACAAGAACACCATATCCAGCTTTGGCAGAGCAGTAGTCATAAGAAGCGTCTACATTTACTTTTAAGACTACCCGTCCTCGGAGGAGACCATCGATATTGAATCTGTCTTTAGTGGCCTTAAGACAAAAGCATTGAAATATTTTGTGGAAACTCCAACCTGCAAACTTCCTCAACGTCATTCTGGGCTCTTCTAATGGTAGCCTTGGATTTGGTTTAACATTTTGAAATATTGCAGCATTTCTACCTTTCCAGATGTGCCAGCATAAAAAACTAGCCAATAGGATATGATGCTGGTTAGAAGAATGCTGCCACCACTAAAGAAAAGATCCAAAATCCTTCTTCTCTCGGAGAGTATTCTAATGGAGATCCAAACCATGAGGCTTTAGCAtgagggcaaaaaaaaaaaaaaaatcaaatccctGTCagtatcaactcaattcaactcaactcaactaagtctttattcCAAAGATTTGGAGTCGGGTAtatagattcgctttctccactctaaacaattttgggttaaatccttagaaatgtgtaatgttttTAGGTCATATTgtattactctcctccaagtcaatttaggtctagccttttttttctttctatcatctaacctaatatgctctacttgtctaattggagcctccgtatgtctaagcttcacatgaccaaaccatctcaactcttatcttagacgcatacgactctttcaatgcccaaaactcattaccatataacatagccggtggctgtacggtaaaattttcctttcaacttattgagaattttACGATTTCATAAAACTcgcgtggcacgtctccacttcaaccatctggctttaatcctatgactaacattctcctcacatcccccatctacccatctacttgaaggactgagcctagagtgattactttgggacagtaccactccattcaaactaactctttCCCTATCATCAGTTta carries:
- the LOC110661178 gene encoding protein DETOXIFICATION 8-like isoform X1; the encoded protein is MEQRVWVMKELKKLSLLAAPMVVVSVSQSVLPAISLMMTGHLGKLQLSGVSIATSFTNATGFALLFGLSGALETLCGQAYGAGQYHKLGSYVYCSMISLLPICLPVSILWIFMARLLILIGLNPQISVVACKYSIGLIPALFGYAILQSLFRYFQSQSLILPMLLSSCATVCFHVPLCWALIYKWEFGNIGGAIAIGVAYWFNVIILVSYFLFSSSCEKTRILCWKDIFSSISEFWCFALSSSLMVCLEWWTFELLILLAGLLKNSKLETSVLSICITTTSLHYFVQYGIGAAASVRVSNELGSGNPRAARAIVHIVLVISLTEAVIASTSLFCTRYVFGYAFSNDKEVVDYVTEVAPLLCLSVIVDSLLAVLSGIARGCGWQRIGAFVNLGAYYFVGIPVSVVLCFVGHLRGKGLWIGLLVGTTVQLALFAFITASTNWKKQASIAKDRIFKGQFQQIIDGIEL
- the LOC110661178 gene encoding protein DETOXIFICATION 8-like isoform X2 codes for the protein MEQRVWVMKELKKLSLLAAPMVVVSVSQSVLPAISLMMTGHLGKLQLSGVSIATSFTNATGFALLFGLSGALETLCGQAYGAGQYHKLGSYVYCSMISLLPICLPVSILWIFMARLLILIGLNPQISVVACKYSIGLIPALFGYAILQSLFRYFQSQSLILPMLLSSCATVCFHVPLCWALIYKWEFGNIGGAIAIGVAYWFNVIILVSYFLFSSSCEKTRILCWKDIFSSISEFCLEWWTFELLILLAGLLKNSKLETSVLSICITTTSLHYFVQYGIGAAASVRVSNELGSGNPRAARAIVHIVLVISLTEAVIASTSLFCTRYVFGYAFSNDKEVVDYVTEVAPLLCLSVIVDSLLAVLSGIARGCGWQRIGAFVNLGAYYFVGIPVSVVLCFVGHLRGKGLWIGLLVGTTVQLALFAFITASTNWKKQASIAKDRIFKGQFQQIIDGIEL
- the LOC131183384 gene encoding uncharacterized protein LOC131183384, which translates into the protein MSMAESNVACFIEEEVDGYENLEVHNTEEDGLNQKLETSNTNTTVCSVCIEEDGNGNDEAAAADANDLNQRGIGESTAESNTDSSVPLLPETDNAIKIDDDNGFGNREYGQDQKPTTMERVERIFLIMNFIIELSTAAFDQLSSKRKPQFALISLLMSVIVMLISAVILVWKGQKERVKWMRRGQIPWFYYPSPSHKPFGAFPDIIGLVCAAFQCVFSIIGYSFLSRHANNPVKISVWPIIFAGGLLYSGFVGNSSRGKPWINTSPHKQLEMMRSLEIAEMALVDHRANQRKGAPLEHLELLRRLDQLEMFKDLGRLNLLEMLSANSEVSLEQLERLKADDHEALKNDIEAPI